Proteins encoded together in one uncultured Sphaerochaeta sp. window:
- a CDS encoding tetratricopeptide repeat protein translates to MSNNSKDTAELTLAERIEGSLNRFLGKNKKALIIVAIVVIVGLATLGIVLTVSQKNLQTQFNEIDQLEASYVELQAMGSDDEAYQETYDELVAGLTDLAGKGSKYPSLKAEYLLGMVAFQDEEYQKAADSFLSVYTEADGNYLGSLALANAAAAAEELGDDSLALEYYTKIIDEFGFTAAESPKALFGQARLQEKSGNTELAKATFQQLADQFPTSEYAKLATNRLALL, encoded by the coding sequence ATGAGTAATAATTCTAAGGATACAGCTGAGTTGACCTTGGCTGAACGAATCGAAGGATCTTTGAACCGCTTCCTTGGCAAGAACAAGAAGGCGTTGATCATCGTTGCAATTGTTGTGATTGTTGGACTGGCAACATTGGGCATTGTGCTTACCGTGAGCCAGAAGAACCTGCAGACACAATTCAACGAGATTGATCAACTAGAAGCCTCATATGTTGAGCTTCAGGCCATGGGAAGCGATGACGAAGCGTACCAGGAGACCTATGATGAACTGGTTGCTGGTCTGACAGACCTCGCAGGCAAAGGTAGTAAATACCCAAGTCTGAAAGCTGAATATCTGTTGGGCATGGTGGCATTCCAGGATGAGGAGTACCAGAAGGCAGCTGACAGCTTCCTTTCTGTCTACACTGAAGCAGATGGTAACTATCTTGGCTCTCTGGCACTTGCCAATGCTGCAGCAGCAGCTGAAGAGCTTGGAGATGATTCTCTGGCACTCGAGTACTACACCAAGATTATTGATGAGTTCGGGTTTACCGCAGCTGAGTCCCCGAAGGCTCTTTTCGGGCAGGCTCGTCTGCAAGAGAAATCTGGTAACACTGAGCTGGCAAAGGCAACGTTCCAGCAGCTTGCTGACCAGTTCCCAACATCGGAGTATGCCAAGCTGGCAACCAACAGACTTGCACTCCTGTAA
- a CDS encoding pseudouridine synthase — protein MKLVYPLRLQVYLAKSGCGSRRSCETLITSGRVTVNTKRVTELGTKVDEEDVVMVDDQLVEPSEKTYYYALHKPKGFVCTNWDPNEKNYARDLIDIPDKNLLFHIGRLDKDSSGLILFTNDGDVAQKIMHPSEEIEKEYLVSCTTGVRREDLDEARKGVLIDMPQPYTIKRFEIISKKWVRIILTEGKNREIRKILSHYGYEVKQLVRMRIGCIELGDLKPGQYRTVTSSEIKALLNGENDILRKSSGRGW, from the coding sequence ATGAAATTAGTATATCCGCTTAGATTACAGGTCTATTTGGCAAAGAGCGGTTGCGGGTCCCGTAGATCCTGCGAAACACTGATCACCAGTGGGCGGGTCACCGTCAATACGAAACGAGTAACAGAATTGGGAACCAAGGTCGATGAAGAAGATGTCGTCATGGTTGATGACCAGTTGGTGGAGCCAAGCGAGAAAACCTATTACTACGCCTTGCACAAGCCCAAGGGGTTTGTTTGCACGAACTGGGATCCAAACGAGAAAAACTACGCACGTGATCTGATTGATATTCCAGACAAGAATCTTCTCTTCCATATTGGTCGTCTGGACAAGGATTCCAGTGGCTTGATTCTCTTCACCAACGATGGGGATGTAGCACAAAAGATCATGCATCCCTCCGAGGAGATTGAGAAGGAGTACTTGGTAAGCTGTACTACTGGCGTACGCAGGGAAGACCTGGATGAGGCCCGTAAGGGAGTCCTCATAGACATGCCGCAGCCTTATACGATCAAGCGTTTTGAAATCATCAGCAAGAAATGGGTACGAATCATCCTTACCGAAGGAAAGAATCGTGAAATTCGAAAGATTCTCAGTCACTATGGGTATGAGGTGAAGCAGCTGGTCAGGATGAGGATTGGTTGCATTGAACTGGGTGACCTCAAACCAGGACAGTACCGTACTGTCACCTCTTCCGAGATCAAGGCGCTCCTGAATGGAGAAAATGATATTCTAAGAAAGAGTTCAGGGAGAGGATGGTAA
- a CDS encoding S1 RNA-binding domain-containing protein, with the protein MAEEQEMEEKKTRMQDLLQEEYLKSLDGIEDGQLVAGTVVQVNNEYVFVDVGYKSEGRISRDEFASIPEVGDEVKVVIITKEGKGGQIVVSKKRADFKERTDELKTASESRSPVLGKFEKVIKGGFEVDLGGEYKGFCPLSKADVQRVEDPETMIGITDYFIIDKFHGGTKLKSVVNRREYLDQKIKENKEKFFSTVQIGDVVEGVVKSFTSFGAFIDLGGFDGLLHINDMSWGHVTRPKDFVKKGQVVQLRLINIDPETQKINLSLKHMQEDPWTTFEQKYNVGDTIKAPVTKITTFGAFIEIEPGIEGLAHISELSWTKRINNPKEVLDVGDVVEAKILGYDLDKKRVSLGLKQLEENPWDTISDRYPIGMTLSKPVVKITNSGAFINLEEGIDGFLHIDDISWTKKVKNMASFCSEGDVIDVVVIRVEPDNRRIRLGVKQLEGNPWQTLRHDYPKFSTISGVITNVTDFGVFVKVMGDIEGLISKYNLVGPDEEFTDEVLKKYNVGDPITAMVVECNPSTQKLSLSVKEMVRRSQQSEIAKYIHEDNENDTYSLAEMMRYKDEDKEKEDN; encoded by the coding sequence GTGGCTGAAGAACAAGAAATGGAAGAAAAGAAGACCAGAATGCAGGATTTACTGCAGGAGGAGTATCTTAAATCTCTTGATGGAATCGAAGACGGTCAGCTCGTGGCCGGTACTGTTGTCCAGGTAAACAACGAGTATGTATTCGTGGATGTCGGTTATAAGAGCGAGGGTCGTATCTCTCGTGACGAATTCGCATCGATTCCTGAAGTAGGTGATGAGGTAAAAGTCGTCATTATCACCAAGGAAGGGAAGGGCGGCCAAATCGTCGTTTCCAAGAAGCGTGCCGATTTCAAAGAACGTACAGATGAACTGAAGACTGCTTCTGAAAGCAGATCTCCTGTTTTGGGCAAGTTTGAAAAGGTAATCAAGGGCGGATTCGAGGTAGACCTCGGAGGCGAGTACAAGGGTTTCTGTCCCCTCTCAAAGGCTGATGTTCAGAGAGTTGAGGATCCCGAGACCATGATCGGTATCACTGATTACTTCATCATTGACAAGTTCCACGGTGGCACAAAGCTTAAGAGCGTTGTGAATAGACGTGAGTATCTTGACCAGAAAATCAAAGAGAATAAAGAGAAATTCTTCTCCACTGTCCAGATCGGCGATGTGGTTGAAGGTGTTGTGAAGTCATTCACCTCCTTTGGCGCATTCATCGACCTTGGTGGATTCGATGGACTCTTGCATATCAATGACATGAGCTGGGGCCATGTTACCCGTCCAAAGGACTTCGTGAAGAAGGGACAGGTGGTACAACTCAGACTCATTAACATCGACCCGGAGACCCAGAAGATCAACCTGAGCTTGAAGCATATGCAGGAAGATCCTTGGACCACCTTCGAGCAGAAATACAATGTAGGTGATACCATTAAGGCTCCGGTAACCAAGATTACCACCTTTGGTGCATTCATTGAGATTGAGCCCGGAATTGAGGGACTCGCACACATCAGTGAGCTGTCCTGGACCAAGCGCATCAACAACCCCAAGGAAGTCCTTGATGTAGGCGATGTCGTTGAAGCAAAGATTCTTGGTTATGACCTCGACAAGAAGCGTGTTTCTTTGGGCCTCAAGCAGCTTGAGGAAAATCCTTGGGACACCATTTCTGATCGCTATCCGATCGGTATGACTCTTTCCAAGCCGGTTGTGAAGATCACCAATAGTGGTGCATTCATCAACCTGGAAGAGGGTATTGATGGATTCCTCCATATTGATGACATTTCCTGGACCAAGAAAGTCAAGAACATGGCATCCTTCTGCAGTGAAGGTGATGTGATTGATGTTGTGGTCATTCGCGTTGAGCCGGACAATCGTCGTATCCGCCTTGGTGTCAAGCAGCTCGAGGGCAACCCTTGGCAGACCTTGCGTCACGACTATCCCAAGTTCAGCACGATCAGTGGTGTTATCACCAACGTCACAGACTTTGGCGTATTCGTGAAGGTCATGGGAGATATCGAGGGGCTGATCAGCAAGTACAACTTGGTTGGTCCAGATGAGGAGTTCACTGACGAAGTACTGAAGAAGTACAATGTCGGAGATCCCATCACTGCGATGGTTGTAGAGTGCAATCCTTCGACCCAGAAGCTCTCACTCTCCGTCAAGGAGATGGTAAGACGCTCTCAGCAGTCGGAAATTGCAAAATATATCCACGAGGATAATGAGAACGATACCTACTCCCTGGCAGAAATGATGCGTTACAAGGATGAGGACAAGGAGAAGGAAGACAACTAA
- the cmk gene encoding (d)CMP kinase encodes MVVAIDGPAGVGKSSIAQMIAKTCNFYYLNSGSFYRAYTYLHVQEGKDPMDYPAVLETARHYVLSIEDDRICVNGSDIEDKLHTPEVDAVVAQVSTYPPLRSYVNDQLRRIAMDMDVVIEGRDITTVVFPDADLKCYFDAKAEVRAERRLKQHPDGQDYETVLRQIKMRDEIDKGKEVGALRVAEDALYIDTSYLTIGQVCEKVLSAIFTLKGDVNR; translated from the coding sequence ATGGTCGTAGCCATAGACGGACCGGCTGGCGTTGGGAAAAGCTCCATTGCCCAGATGATTGCAAAGACTTGCAATTTCTACTATCTCAATTCCGGCTCATTCTACAGGGCCTACACCTACCTGCATGTACAGGAAGGGAAGGACCCTATGGATTACCCAGCAGTTTTGGAAACTGCAAGGCACTATGTGCTCTCTATTGAAGACGACCGTATCTGTGTCAATGGCAGTGATATTGAAGATAAGCTTCATACCCCTGAAGTTGACGCAGTAGTAGCGCAAGTATCAACGTATCCTCCGCTGAGAAGCTATGTGAATGATCAGCTGAGAAGGATTGCAATGGATATGGATGTCGTCATTGAAGGGAGAGATATTACGACAGTGGTCTTCCCAGATGCCGACTTAAAATGTTACTTTGATGCAAAGGCTGAAGTTCGTGCTGAACGTCGCCTCAAGCAGCATCCGGACGGACAAGACTACGAGACTGTGTTGCGACAAATCAAGATGCGTGACGAAATTGATAAGGGCAAGGAAGTTGGTGCACTTCGAGTTGCAGAGGATGCCCTGTACATAGACACCTCGTACTTGACTATAGGACAAGTTTGTGAGAAAGTGTTATCTGCTATTTTTACGCTCAAGGGCGATGTAAATAGGTAA
- the dtd gene encoding D-aminoacyl-tRNA deacylase — protein MKAVIQRVQDASVSVEGTITGQIDHGLLVYLGIGHDDTEAQLTWLCEKIVKLRVFTDEQGKMNKSLSDVQGSILVVSQFTLLANLRKGNRPSYNDAAPPQKAEALYEQSLKLFAQLGFPVSSGEFGAHMKVSYTNDGPVTLLLEAD, from the coding sequence ATGAAGGCGGTCATCCAACGTGTTCAGGATGCAAGTGTTTCCGTTGAGGGGACAATCACCGGCCAGATCGACCATGGCCTTCTTGTCTATCTGGGTATAGGGCACGACGATACAGAAGCTCAACTTACGTGGTTGTGCGAAAAAATTGTGAAGCTACGTGTTTTTACCGATGAGCAAGGAAAAATGAACAAGAGCCTTTCTGATGTACAGGGATCCATACTGGTCGTCAGCCAGTTCACGTTGCTGGCAAATCTACGCAAGGGAAACCGCCCATCCTACAACGATGCTGCACCACCACAAAAAGCTGAGGCTTTGTATGAACAATCCCTCAAGTTGTTTGCTCAGTTGGGTTTTCCAGTTTCTTCAGGTGAATTTGGAGCTCATATGAAGGTATCCTATACCAATGACGGTCCTGTCACCCTCCTGCTTGAAGCAGATTAA
- the scpB gene encoding SMC-Scp complex subunit ScpB: MDRKRQVGNAGIQQSPLLSTEARLVEVILFLENEPVSLERLSKMTSLSEETTRKAITELQEHYREYLHGLDLAESQGAFQFLPSSDLHDKLRSCYGRRVDRRLSRAALETLSIVAYSQPITRREIDNIRGVSSDTIIRLLRDREYIKVIGRKDVPGHPCLYGTSRKFLFEFNLASISALPKLSDIDRLRFEAEPTQEKEEA; the protein is encoded by the coding sequence GTGGATAGGAAGAGGCAAGTGGGCAACGCTGGGATACAGCAAAGCCCCCTCTTGAGTACCGAGGCCCGGTTGGTCGAAGTCATTCTCTTTTTGGAGAACGAACCGGTTAGTTTGGAACGATTGAGCAAGATGACCTCCCTTTCGGAGGAGACAACAAGAAAAGCCATTACAGAACTGCAGGAACATTACCGTGAATACCTGCATGGACTGGACCTTGCTGAGAGCCAGGGTGCCTTCCAATTCCTACCTTCCTCAGATCTACACGACAAGCTTCGCTCCTGCTACGGCAGACGGGTCGACAGACGCCTGAGTCGTGCAGCTTTGGAAACACTGTCCATTGTGGCATACAGCCAACCGATTACCCGTAGGGAGATAGACAACATCCGTGGGGTCAGCAGTGACACCATTATCCGTTTGTTGAGAGACCGTGAATATATCAAGGTGATCGGAAGGAAGGATGTCCCTGGGCATCCCTGTCTCTACGGCACCTCGAGGAAATTCCTTTTCGAATTCAACCTAGCAAGTATCAGCGCACTCCCCAAGCTCTCCGATATCGACCGACTGCGATTTGAAGCAGAACCAACACAGGAGAAAGAAGAAGCATGA
- the recA gene encoding recombinase RecA: MAKNSKDTTFPTDQKQKREALEAARVQIDKQFGKGSLMKLGDNKENRNIESISSGSLLLDEALGIGGYPKGRVIEIYGPESSGKTTLALHAIAESQKAGGIAAFIDAEHAMDPSYAKKLGVNIEELWISQPDSGEQALEIAESLVRSGAVDIIVVDSVAALTPQAEIDGDMGDSHMGLQARLMSQALRKLTGLLSKSHTTIIFINQIRMKIGIMFGNPETTTGGNALKFYSSVRLEVRKIESISKSADDIIGNRVRIKIVKNKVSPPFKKVELDLLFGEGISYIASILDAALKYDMLEKSGSWYSYNGEKIGQGRERTLDFLKDNPDIATDLDNRLRAKMFPKADAVEAAETASESK; this comes from the coding sequence ATGGCAAAGAACAGTAAAGATACGACATTCCCCACTGACCAGAAGCAGAAGCGGGAAGCATTGGAAGCAGCAAGGGTCCAGATTGACAAGCAGTTTGGAAAAGGGTCCTTGATGAAGCTCGGTGACAACAAGGAAAACCGAAACATTGAAAGCATCTCTTCCGGGTCCTTGCTTCTTGATGAAGCGCTTGGTATCGGTGGATACCCGAAGGGTAGGGTCATTGAGATCTACGGTCCTGAAAGCAGTGGTAAGACCACACTCGCTCTTCATGCCATTGCAGAGAGTCAGAAAGCTGGGGGAATTGCCGCATTCATTGATGCTGAGCATGCCATGGATCCAAGTTATGCGAAGAAACTGGGTGTAAACATTGAAGAGCTCTGGATAAGCCAGCCGGACAGTGGAGAACAGGCCCTGGAGATTGCAGAATCCCTGGTACGGAGTGGGGCAGTGGATATCATTGTCGTGGACTCTGTTGCTGCCCTTACCCCACAAGCAGAAATTGATGGTGATATGGGTGATAGCCACATGGGTCTCCAGGCACGACTGATGAGCCAAGCATTGCGCAAGCTAACCGGTCTGCTTTCAAAGAGCCACACCACCATCATCTTCATCAACCAGATTCGTATGAAGATCGGCATCATGTTCGGTAACCCCGAGACAACCACTGGAGGGAATGCACTGAAATTCTACTCCTCTGTCCGCCTCGAGGTTCGCAAGATAGAATCCATCAGTAAAAGTGCTGATGATATCATTGGAAACCGAGTACGAATCAAGATTGTGAAGAACAAGGTATCACCTCCATTCAAGAAAGTTGAACTGGATCTTCTTTTCGGTGAAGGTATCAGCTATATCGCAAGCATACTTGATGCAGCGCTCAAGTATGACATGCTGGAGAAAAGTGGTTCCTGGTACTCCTATAACGGGGAGAAGATTGGACAGGGAAGGGAGCGTACACTGGACTTCCTCAAGGACAACCCGGATATCGCCACTGACCTTGACAATCGCCTCAGGGCAAAGATGTTCCCCAAAGCCGATGCTGTTGAGGCAGCGGAAACTGCTTCAGAAAGCAAGTAA
- a CDS encoding segregation/condensation protein A, whose product MQEQTVQEEQVPKGATFHTPTFDGPLDLLLFLIQKSEVNIYDIPISLITEQFLGYLKEEKVTELGDLTQFYKMAADLLYIKSRMLLPVELEFDEEYQDPRQELVDRLLEYQKFRKYTELLTGTNTSAELFITRKSNQFRLPFGDEELFGDVSLQDLLKTFSRLMTTITPNKVFNVYESVTVNEKIALMQELFETQDYITLEQLIVHADQLLHIICSFMAILDACKLRMITLVQSEPFGPILIRKVDEAFEQDFEHMYDDDFEEIEEEIITAPISEGEEERFFEEDADNLRTTTDDGRVFLYDDESEDEQIILDDE is encoded by the coding sequence GTGCAAGAACAAACAGTGCAAGAAGAACAAGTGCCAAAGGGGGCAACTTTCCATACCCCCACCTTCGATGGTCCATTGGACTTGTTGCTGTTCCTCATCCAAAAATCTGAAGTCAATATCTATGACATTCCCATCTCGCTGATCACTGAACAATTCTTGGGCTATCTCAAGGAAGAGAAGGTGACTGAGCTTGGTGACCTGACGCAATTCTACAAGATGGCAGCAGACCTGCTGTATATCAAGAGCAGGATGCTGCTCCCTGTTGAACTGGAATTCGATGAAGAGTACCAGGACCCCAGACAAGAACTGGTGGACCGTCTGCTGGAGTACCAGAAGTTCAGGAAATATACTGAGCTGCTTACTGGAACCAATACCAGTGCCGAATTGTTCATCACCCGGAAAAGCAACCAATTTCGACTTCCATTCGGAGATGAAGAACTGTTTGGCGATGTGTCATTGCAGGATTTACTCAAGACTTTTTCACGGCTTATGACCACCATAACCCCGAACAAGGTGTTCAACGTTTACGAATCGGTAACGGTCAATGAAAAAATCGCCTTGATGCAGGAATTGTTTGAGACTCAAGATTATATCACCTTGGAACAACTGATCGTCCATGCTGACCAACTGCTCCATATTATCTGCAGTTTCATGGCAATTCTTGATGCATGCAAACTCAGGATGATCACCCTTGTACAGAGCGAACCGTTCGGCCCAATTCTTATCCGTAAGGTCGATGAAGCCTTCGAACAGGATTTTGAGCACATGTACGATGATGATTTCGAGGAAATTGAGGAAGAAATCATCACCGCACCTATCTCAGAAGGTGAAGAAGAGAGGTTTTTTGAGGAAGATGCAGATAATCTCCGCACAACTACTGACGATGGTCGCGTTTTTCTGTATGATGATGAGAGTGAGGATGAGCAGATCATTCTTGACGATGAGTGA
- the rpe gene encoding ribulose-phosphate 3-epimerase has translation METASLRIAPSMLSADFSRTAEEVQSINESKADWVHLDVMDGMFVPNITFGPKFIQDLRPHSDLVFDVHLMIDKPERYISLFAESGCDYITVHGEASLHLHRTLQMIKASGCKAGVSLIPSTPVSMIEPILDMVDLILVMTVNPGFGGQSLISSTLQKIERLAELREQHGYAYLISVDGGVNLDTVGEITQRKADIAVCGSAFFGAPDRAAFIQAMKERAQA, from the coding sequence ATGGAAACAGCTTCACTACGAATCGCACCAAGCATGTTGTCTGCTGACTTCTCACGTACCGCTGAGGAAGTACAGAGCATCAACGAAAGCAAAGCAGATTGGGTACATCTGGATGTCATGGACGGAATGTTCGTCCCGAACATCACCTTCGGTCCCAAGTTCATCCAAGATCTCAGACCTCACTCAGACTTGGTCTTTGATGTACACCTTATGATCGATAAACCTGAGCGGTATATTTCACTGTTCGCTGAGAGTGGATGTGATTATATCACGGTACATGGGGAAGCATCACTGCATCTTCATCGCACCTTACAGATGATAAAGGCTAGTGGCTGTAAGGCTGGAGTATCACTCATACCTTCCACACCGGTTAGCATGATTGAACCTATCCTGGACATGGTCGATTTGATACTCGTCATGACGGTGAATCCTGGCTTTGGTGGTCAGAGTCTCATCTCTTCCACACTACAAAAGATTGAACGGCTTGCTGAACTGAGGGAACAACATGGATATGCCTACCTTATTAGTGTGGATGGGGGAGTAAATCTGGATACAGTAGGTGAGATCACACAGCGAAAAGCAGATATAGCTGTCTGTGGAAGCGCCTTCTTTGGTGCTCCAGACAGGGCTGCATTCATACAGGCGATGAAGGAACGAGCACAGGCATGA